Genomic segment of Microbacterium hydrocarbonoxydans:
CCCGAAGTACGTCTTCAGGCTCACCCCGACCGTGACCTGCCGCATCAGCAGGATCCGGTGGTCTCGTACTCGTCGATCACCGCGACCTTCTCGGCACTGGCGCTCGAGCTGTCGAACCGGTACCCGAGCCACTCGCGCACGAGGCGACGCGCGAGCTCGATGCCGATCACGCGCTGGCCCATCGTCAGCACCTGTGCGTTGTTCGAGAGCACGGCGCGCTCCACCGAGAAGGAATCGTGGGCTGTCACGGCGCGCACACCCGCGACCTTGTTCGCGGCGATCGCGACTCCCAGTCCGGTGCCGCAGATGAGCAGGGCGCGGTCGGCCTCGCCGCGGGCGACGAGTTCGGCCGCGGCGATCGCGACGCGCGGGTACGCCGTATGTCCGTCGGCATCGACGCCGACGTCGACCACCGTGGCGACGCGCTCGTCGCCGTCGAGGTCCTTCTTCAGGA
This window contains:
- a CDS encoding ribose-5-phosphate isomerase, encoding MTEKLRLVIGSDDAGFDYKEILKKDLDGDERVATVVDVGVDADGHTAYPRVAIAAAELVARGEADRALLICGTGLGVAIAANKVAGVRAVTAHDSFSVERAVLSNNAQVLTMGQRVIGIELARRLVREWLGYRFDSSSASAEKVAVIDEYETTGSC